A genomic region of Nitrospinota bacterium contains the following coding sequences:
- a CDS encoding TIGR00730 family Rossman fold protein has protein sequence MEKIQSICVFCASSNSVDDLFKQTALELGKEMGKRGIKLVYGGASIGLMGCVARGVHEEKGKVVGVLPEFFKTKDIEYSEADELIVTNDMRERKAVMDQRSDAFIVLPGGIGTLEEAMEILSMRQLRLTDKPLVFINTQGFYDGLRATFEEMVELKFAKANIKDMYEIVADPQSALEYVLSYAPGKTDNKWL, from the coding sequence ATGGAAAAAATTCAATCTATTTGTGTATTTTGTGCTTCCAGTAACTCGGTAGACGATTTATTCAAACAGACCGCTTTAGAGCTTGGCAAGGAGATGGGAAAGAGGGGGATTAAACTTGTCTATGGTGGGGCTTCAATAGGGCTGATGGGTTGTGTGGCCCGTGGGGTGCATGAGGAAAAAGGGAAAGTGGTCGGTGTGTTGCCTGAGTTTTTTAAAACGAAAGATATTGAATACTCTGAAGCGGATGAGTTGATCGTTACCAATGATATGCGGGAACGAAAGGCGGTGATGGATCAGAGGTCTGACGCTTTTATTGTTTTACCCGGGGGCATTGGAACCCTTGAAGAAGCGATGGAAATTCTTTCCATGCGACAATTACGACTTACCGACAAACCGCTTGTCTTTATCAATACCCAGGGGTTTTATGATGGGCTGCGCGCTACCTTTGAAGAGATGGTGGAATTGAAGTTTGCCAAAGCCAATATCAAGGATATGTATGAAATAGTTGCTGATCCGCAAAGTGCTCTGGAGTATGTGCTAAGTTATGCGCCCGGGAAAACAGATAATAAATGGTTGTAG
- a CDS encoding DUF4340 domain-containing protein, translating to MRFKGTALMAAVFMSLVLYYFFVDVPAEQKEKKQQEQAEKLLPFQAEEVVEFSLTGKGEPISLRRKDLHKWELALPLTATGDTKEADSFISEIENLKKTRVVEENPKDLSIYGLSSPLFKIHFKLRNKQEETLLIGDETPLGGSLYFMRKNHPEVMMATSSQSRFEKTVYDFRDKTLLNFSTGSIRRIQIISENNPLELKRTDDTWEISGNIHARGDKDAIMNFLQSIQFSRVKHFVNENPESLEPYGLNSPTLKLVLGDDATHTLSLGTHKVGKGYYAKVNNSKNIVLVDTKLFETLSQKAVNFLDKTLLEFEEDDVLELTLKSEKEAIHVVRDKNNDWNIQTPIKCQADLSTINSLLFDLKEARINQFIKISMESPELFGLDSPRKSLTVKMKNSTAWTLQLGNHSADGEYVFSQRTGEPTVFSLSKSVIEKLFRNLHDLRNKKLLKFESNDVNKIHIQTADEVFELEKSGPQWSLVKPKTSKVEHFGNDLVWTLKGLEFNSPVSPLLSPEVSGLNSPEFTITLFKNMQEVASLKIGKLFEQNQEYLVEANNLQYRVKEKYLDSIPSNLNKIRSK from the coding sequence ATGAGATTTAAAGGAACTGCTCTGATGGCGGCTGTCTTCATGAGCCTGGTTCTCTATTATTTTTTCGTTGACGTTCCCGCTGAACAAAAAGAAAAGAAACAACAAGAGCAGGCTGAAAAACTTCTGCCTTTTCAAGCGGAAGAAGTGGTTGAGTTTTCACTGACAGGTAAAGGGGAGCCCATAAGCTTAAGGCGCAAAGACCTTCATAAATGGGAGCTCGCCTTACCTCTAACAGCAACGGGTGACACTAAAGAAGCGGATTCATTTATTTCGGAAATCGAAAACTTAAAAAAAACCCGGGTGGTGGAAGAAAACCCCAAAGATCTTTCTATTTATGGCCTGAGTTCTCCACTTTTTAAAATTCATTTCAAGCTGCGAAACAAGCAAGAAGAGACCCTGTTAATTGGCGATGAAACTCCTCTGGGGGGAAGCCTTTATTTTATGAGGAAGAACCACCCTGAAGTAATGATGGCGACGTCATCTCAATCTCGCTTTGAAAAAACTGTTTATGATTTCCGTGACAAAACCCTGCTAAATTTTAGTACAGGTTCAATCAGACGAATACAGATTATCAGTGAAAACAATCCTCTGGAATTAAAAAGAACAGATGACACATGGGAAATATCAGGGAATATTCATGCTCGAGGTGACAAAGATGCAATTATGAACTTTCTCCAATCCATTCAATTTTCTCGTGTCAAACATTTTGTCAATGAAAACCCGGAGTCTTTGGAACCCTATGGACTGAACTCTCCAACACTAAAACTGGTTTTAGGAGACGATGCAACCCACACGCTCTCTCTGGGCACCCATAAGGTAGGCAAGGGATATTATGCCAAAGTAAATAACTCAAAAAATATTGTACTGGTAGACACCAAACTGTTTGAAACACTTTCTCAGAAAGCCGTGAATTTCCTCGACAAAACCTTACTGGAGTTTGAGGAAGATGATGTTCTTGAACTGACATTAAAGTCTGAAAAAGAAGCTATTCACGTTGTCCGTGATAAAAACAATGATTGGAACATTCAGACTCCAATAAAATGCCAGGCCGACCTGTCCACCATCAACAGCTTGCTCTTTGACCTTAAAGAAGCTCGAATCAACCAGTTTATAAAAATCTCCATGGAAAGCCCTGAGTTGTTCGGCCTGGATTCTCCGAGAAAATCTCTTACCGTCAAGATGAAAAACTCAACAGCATGGACGCTGCAATTGGGCAATCACTCTGCTGATGGCGAGTATGTATTCTCCCAACGAACCGGCGAACCAACCGTATTTTCCCTCTCAAAAAGTGTCATCGAAAAATTATTTCGCAACCTGCATGACTTGAGAAATAAAAAACTGCTGAAGTTTGAAAGCAACGATGTGAATAAAATCCATATCCAAACTGCTGATGAAGTTTTCGAATTGGAAAAAAGTGGGCCTCAATGGAGTCTGGTTAAACCGAAAACAAGCAAGGTAGAACATTTTGGAAATGATTTAGTATGGACCCTGAAAGGGCTGGAGTTTAATTCTCCAGTCTCCCCTCTCCTTTCCCCTGAGGTTTCAGGACTCAATTCACCTGAATTTACAATTACCCTTTTCAAAAATATGCAGGAAGTTGCATCCTTGAAAATTGGGAAACTTTTTGAACAGAACCAAGAATATCTTGTTGAAGCGAACAACCTTCAATACCGCGTGAAAGAGAAATATCTGGACTCTATCCCCTCGAACCTGAATAAAATCAGGTCAAAATAG
- a CDS encoding NifU family protein, translating into MGLLAWIQKQFGIPMDIENEKSTESASEKEGSFKVLRIQPTPNPDAFQFILNGKVIEAGTKTFDSPDDAGEDTMANTLFGIFGVQSVYIKENFVTITKSNTVGWHTIMEKVGSAIETHLHFYEKGDDAEENKDVHPVLEDFNKEDFFTYNDDRKTEVINALLDIAIRPALANDGGGINLLAVEDKTIKVHYQGACGSCPSSTTGTLQYIEQFLKEAIHPDVEVQAS; encoded by the coding sequence ATGGGTTTACTAGCCTGGATTCAAAAACAATTTGGTATTCCAATGGATATAGAAAATGAGAAGAGTACGGAGTCGGCCTCAGAAAAAGAAGGCAGCTTCAAGGTCCTTCGCATACAACCGACCCCAAATCCGGATGCCTTCCAGTTTATATTAAATGGCAAGGTCATAGAAGCTGGAACGAAAACTTTTGATTCCCCCGATGACGCAGGGGAAGACACCATGGCTAATACTTTGTTTGGCATTTTTGGAGTGCAAAGCGTTTATATAAAAGAAAACTTTGTCACCATAACAAAGTCCAATACAGTGGGATGGCATACAATTATGGAGAAAGTTGGTTCCGCTATCGAAACCCATTTGCATTTTTATGAAAAAGGGGATGACGCAGAGGAAAATAAAGACGTGCATCCGGTATTGGAAGATTTCAATAAAGAAGACTTTTTCACTTACAATGATGACAGGAAAACAGAGGTGATCAACGCTTTACTGGATATTGCCATTCGTCCTGCCCTGGCCAATGATGGTGGAGGAATCAACTTATTGGCGGTAGAAGATAAAACCATTAAAGTCCATTACCAGGGAGCTTGTGGAAGTTGTCCCAGTTCTACAACCGGCACCCTGCAATACATTGAGCAGTTTCTTAAAGAAGCCATCCACCCTGATGTAGAAGTTCAGGCAAGCTAA
- a CDS encoding macro domain-containing protein, which translates to MKQPATQRDLDQREICLLQIQINNSCIKLEQGDITESAADAIVNAANSDLILGAGVAGAIRNKGGPSIQEECDRIGPCPVGNAAITYAGKLNARFVIHAVGPRWGEGNEIEKLRNATLNSLQRAEEKGLTSIAFPAVSTGIFGFPVELAAETLLKAAIQYLSRKTGIKTVTFTLFDGVSFNVFKDKLTFIKKEEI; encoded by the coding sequence ATGAAACAGCCCGCAACACAGCGGGATTTGGATCAACGGGAGATCTGCCTGTTGCAAATTCAAATCAATAATTCCTGCATTAAACTTGAACAGGGCGATATTACTGAAAGCGCTGCTGATGCCATCGTCAATGCCGCAAATTCAGACCTGATACTGGGTGCGGGGGTCGCTGGCGCCATCCGCAATAAAGGCGGCCCCTCCATTCAGGAAGAATGCGACCGGATCGGCCCCTGTCCCGTTGGCAATGCCGCTATCACCTATGCCGGCAAACTGAATGCACGCTTCGTAATCCATGCCGTCGGGCCACGATGGGGTGAAGGCAATGAGATTGAAAAACTCAGGAACGCCACCCTGAATAGCCTGCAACGTGCTGAAGAAAAAGGGCTGACGTCTATTGCCTTTCCAGCTGTCAGCACAGGCATATTTGGATTCCCCGTTGAACTTGCGGCAGAAACCCTCCTTAAGGCCGCTATTCAATACCTTTCCCGAAAAACAGGGATAAAAACCGTAACTTTTACCCTGTTCGATGGTGTAAGTTTCAATGTTTTTAAAGATAAGCTCACTTTTATTAAAAAAGAAGAAATCTAA
- a CDS encoding deoxyguanosinetriphosphate triphosphohydrolase has protein sequence MKSGESKGRQHFEEEHLYRTRFQRDRDRIIHTSAFRRLEYKTQVFVYHEGDYYRTRLTHSLEVAQIARSICKSLQLNEDLTEAVALSHDLGHPPFGHTGQNVLNRLMKGHGGFEHNRQSLRIVKLLEKRYPDFDGLNLTWEVLEGISKHSQDADNPITSDKEVRFPSLEAQVADFADGIAYNAHDLDDGITSQLLDLDQLRKVSLWKENEKKFDDQYSGLDFKLKKYQVVRSIINELISDLRQSTLDNIDHYQIRTVDDIRRAPVRIATFSAEVAEKNKELKRFLHKNMYSHRKVLRMEFKAELTLEGIFNAYIKMPGLLPESVQNNADSLERGICDYVSGMTDRYAINEHKNLYSSDPES, from the coding sequence ATGAAAAGTGGGGAAAGTAAGGGGCGTCAGCATTTCGAAGAAGAGCATCTCTACAGAACGCGATTCCAAAGAGATCGTGACCGGATCATTCATACCTCCGCTTTCAGAAGGCTGGAATATAAGACACAGGTCTTTGTCTATCATGAAGGTGATTATTACCGGACTCGCCTCACCCATTCGCTGGAAGTGGCGCAAATCGCACGTTCTATTTGTAAATCCCTGCAACTGAATGAAGACCTCACGGAAGCGGTAGCCCTGTCTCATGATTTGGGACACCCTCCTTTTGGGCACACAGGACAAAATGTTCTGAATCGATTGATGAAAGGGCATGGAGGTTTTGAGCACAACAGGCAGAGTTTGAGAATAGTTAAGCTCCTTGAAAAACGTTACCCTGACTTCGATGGACTGAACCTGACCTGGGAAGTATTGGAAGGCATTAGTAAACACTCACAGGATGCTGATAATCCCATCACATCTGATAAAGAAGTCCGTTTTCCTTCCCTCGAAGCCCAGGTTGCCGACTTCGCCGATGGTATCGCCTATAACGCTCACGATCTGGATGATGGCATTACCTCGCAATTGCTTGACCTGGATCAGTTAAGAAAGGTGTCTCTCTGGAAAGAGAATGAAAAAAAATTTGATGACCAGTATTCAGGATTGGATTTTAAACTGAAAAAATACCAGGTGGTAAGGAGTATTATCAATGAGCTCATCAGTGATCTTCGTCAGTCCACATTGGATAACATTGATCATTATCAGATAAGAACGGTGGACGATATTCGACGGGCACCTGTTCGCATTGCGACTTTCAGTGCGGAGGTCGCTGAAAAAAATAAGGAGCTGAAACGATTTCTCCACAAAAATATGTATTCCCATCGAAAAGTTTTGCGTATGGAGTTTAAAGCTGAATTAACACTGGAGGGAATTTTTAATGCTTACATTAAAATGCCCGGACTCCTTCCCGAATCAGTCCAGAATAATGCAGACTCCCTGGAACGTGGGATTTGTGACTACGTATCCGGGATGACAGACCGTTACGCGATAAATGAACACAAAAACCTGTATTCATCTGATCCGGAAAGTTAG
- a CDS encoding dUTP diphosphatase, whose translation MESKVKQADSTTVPCKGDYLPQYAHRGDAGADLKAIEATVIGPRSRSLVPTGVSLELPEGYAGLIWPRSGTAVKLGLDCGAGVIDSHYRGEIKVLLFNHSDDEIHIQKGDRIAQLVIQKVETVTFIPSDKLNETARNTAGFGSTGDLPVANSNQ comes from the coding sequence ATGGAATCAAAAGTGAAACAAGCTGACTCAACTACAGTTCCCTGCAAAGGTGATTATCTTCCCCAATACGCTCATAGGGGCGATGCCGGTGCTGATTTAAAAGCCATTGAGGCAACGGTTATCGGTCCTCGTAGCCGGTCACTGGTACCCACAGGTGTAAGCCTGGAACTGCCGGAAGGATACGCCGGCTTGATCTGGCCCCGCAGTGGAACTGCTGTGAAGCTTGGGCTAGACTGCGGAGCCGGAGTGATTGATTCACATTATCGAGGCGAAATAAAAGTACTTTTGTTCAATCACTCTGACGATGAAATCCATATCCAGAAGGGAGATCGCATCGCCCAGCTAGTCATTCAAAAAGTAGAGACTGTAACTTTTATCCCCAGCGATAAGCTGAATGAAACAGCCCGCAACACAGCGGGATTTGGATCAACGGGAGATCTGCCTGTTGCAAATTCAAATCAATAA